In the genome of Leucobacter luti, one region contains:
- a CDS encoding ABC transporter substrate-binding protein, with protein MRAHRHSARTLTLAASAVTLTALVLTGCATGSPDSGDTAGAEVPFGPSTPAASGPLDTVTWMLGGEPTTLDADVDATTADDTVLANVCDRLMQVQPDLTLGEGIAESAEWIDDTHVVFTIRQGAQFHDGSPLTTADVLWSMQRHAEEGAAESDEYANVVDMQQTAENQITVTTSQPDAIFVQAMAGDGGIVWNPRVIEEAGDSFGKPGSPSACSGPYEVTSWDAGSQLTITKTDTYWNPERAGQVEEVVFRWADESAIVNSITTGEAQGAFLENAAGAKAFLGSDSVGVFQGPSTNAWVLETTAKGALTDVRLRQALSLALNREGIAQSAFAGLAEPWKTPVGTGAWGYEQEAFQTAYDALEGAPAEPSDEDLTAAKALVKEAGAPSEPIVVASNGSSAHNVIASALVDAAGKIGLQAEILTVPAVQYGDLYTDEALRNQADLWPDEYYISKNDPIGFYKNGKSDASVNFAGFADPEYDTLVAEGYAATDDAERAQIAIELQAKWVENAVWLPVVATPATLVMSGDVTGVPSSAAFIYYPWAADLGSTKG; from the coding sequence ATGAGAGCTCACCGGCATTCCGCCCGTACCCTCACCCTCGCCGCGAGCGCTGTCACCCTGACGGCACTCGTGCTCACCGGCTGCGCGACCGGCTCCCCGGACAGCGGCGACACCGCGGGAGCCGAGGTGCCGTTCGGCCCCAGCACCCCAGCGGCGTCCGGCCCGCTCGACACGGTCACCTGGATGCTCGGCGGCGAGCCGACAACGCTTGACGCTGACGTCGACGCGACGACGGCCGACGATACCGTGCTCGCCAATGTCTGCGACCGCCTCATGCAGGTGCAGCCGGATCTCACGCTCGGTGAGGGGATCGCGGAGTCCGCCGAGTGGATCGATGACACGCACGTCGTATTCACGATCCGCCAGGGCGCCCAGTTCCACGATGGCAGCCCACTCACCACCGCGGACGTGCTGTGGAGCATGCAGCGGCACGCCGAGGAGGGCGCGGCCGAGTCTGATGAGTACGCGAACGTTGTCGACATGCAGCAGACGGCGGAGAACCAGATCACGGTCACCACGAGCCAGCCGGACGCGATCTTTGTGCAAGCGATGGCCGGCGATGGCGGCATCGTCTGGAACCCGCGCGTGATCGAGGAGGCAGGCGATTCCTTCGGCAAGCCGGGCAGCCCTTCGGCCTGCAGTGGCCCCTACGAGGTCACCTCCTGGGATGCAGGATCGCAGCTCACCATTACCAAGACCGACACCTACTGGAACCCGGAGCGCGCCGGCCAGGTCGAGGAGGTGGTGTTCCGCTGGGCAGACGAGTCCGCGATCGTCAACAGCATCACGACCGGCGAGGCGCAGGGCGCATTCCTGGAGAATGCCGCTGGCGCAAAGGCCTTCCTCGGCAGCGACAGCGTCGGGGTATTCCAGGGGCCGTCCACGAACGCGTGGGTGCTAGAGACCACGGCGAAGGGCGCGCTCACCGATGTGCGGCTGCGTCAGGCACTCTCGCTCGCGCTCAATCGCGAGGGCATCGCGCAGTCGGCATTTGCCGGGCTCGCTGAGCCGTGGAAGACCCCCGTCGGTACGGGGGCGTGGGGCTACGAGCAGGAGGCCTTCCAGACGGCCTACGACGCACTCGAGGGCGCACCGGCTGAACCGAGCGACGAGGACCTCACCGCAGCGAAGGCCCTCGTGAAGGAGGCTGGAGCGCCATCAGAGCCGATCGTGGTCGCCTCGAACGGCTCCTCTGCGCACAATGTGATCGCGAGCGCGCTGGTCGACGCAGCAGGCAAGATCGGGCTGCAGGCAGAGATCCTGACCGTGCCAGCCGTGCAGTACGGCGATCTCTACACCGATGAAGCGCTGCGCAACCAGGCTGACCTGTGGCCAGACGAGTACTACATCTCGAAGAACGACCCCATCGGCTTCTACAAGAACGGCAAGTCCGACGCGAGCGTCAACTTCGCCGGGTTCGCTGACCCTGAATACGACACGCTCGTCGCCGAGGGGTACGCGGCGACCGACGACGCGGAGCGCGCACAGATCGCGATCGAGTTGCAGGCCAAGTGGGTCGAGAATGCCGTGTGGCTGCCTGTTGTTGCCACACCAGCGACGCTCGTGATGTCGGGCGACGTGACCGGAGTGCCGTCATCCGCGGCGTTCATCTACTACCCGTGGGCAGCCGATCTCGGCAGCACGAAGGGCTAA